In Lycium ferocissimum isolate CSIRO_LF1 unplaced genomic scaffold, AGI_CSIRO_Lferr_CH_V1 ctg1622, whole genome shotgun sequence, the following are encoded in one genomic region:
- the LOC132042566 gene encoding uncharacterized protein LOC132042566 produces MKKMRDAICLLTQTLATQAGRQDSGHEYPNRAASTRARDFLTLDPPEFKGTDPNADPQEFIDKMEDRVHRYVMGLRPGLREACMAVAMPGMDIARIQAYAQGSEDRRSQREAISEQSSSQPKRARSEGQYRGSTSQSRPQYSAPLQFRGSRRGRETSLGQRQNSYASGSQQQVGSGQEVMPPSRCATCGKRHVGRCRQGACYTCGDPSTMLEIAHKEWVVLFLRIR; encoded by the exons ATGAAAAAGATGAGAGATGCTATCTGTTTGTTGACTCAGACACTTGCTACCCAGGCTGGGCGACAGGATAGCGGTCATGAGTATCCAAATAGGGCTGCTAGTACCAGGGCCcgagattttcttacattaGATCCCCCAgagtttaagggcacggaccctaATGCTGATCCTCAGGAGTTCATAGATA AAATGGAAGATAGAGTTCACCGATACGTGATGGGATTACGCCCGGGGTTGCGGGAGGCTTGTATGGCGGTAGCGATGCCCGGTATGGATATAGCTCGTATTCAGGCTTATGCTCAGGGGTCAGAGGATCGTAGGAGCCAGCGAGAGGCTATCTCGGAGCAGAGTAGTagtcagcccaagagggctaggtcagAGGGTCAGTATAGAGGTTCCACTAGCCAGAGCAGACCCCAGTATAGTGCACCTCTGCAGTTTCGAGGATCTCGGCGGGGTAGGGAGACTTCTCTTGGTCAGAGACAGAATTCTTATGCATCAGGTTCTCAGCAGCAAGTGGGGTCAGGGCAGGAGGTGATGCCCCCTTCTCGATGTGCGACTTGTGGGAAACGTCATGTAGGACGATGTCGTCAGGGTGCATGctatacttgtggtgatccgaGCACTATGCTAGAGATTGCCCACAAAGAGTGGGTTGTATTGTTCCTGAGAATTCGGTAG